From one Bacteroides fragilis NCTC 9343 genomic stretch:
- a CDS encoding FKBP-type peptidyl-prolyl cis-trans isomerase — MGRKEEYKLQNEQFMQTLRTEADVHELPCGILYKVLEEGIGAATPRSNSVVSVHYKGTLINGREFDNSWKRNCPEAFRLNEVIEGWQIALQKMRVGDHWIVYIPYNMGYGTRTSGPIPAFSTLIFEVQLLGIA, encoded by the coding sequence ATGGGACGAAAAGAAGAATACAAATTGCAGAACGAACAATTCATGCAGACATTACGCACCGAAGCGGATGTACACGAATTGCCATGCGGCATATTATATAAGGTTTTGGAGGAAGGTATCGGCGCAGCCACGCCCCGTTCCAACAGTGTGGTGTCGGTTCATTACAAGGGCACTCTTATCAATGGACGTGAATTTGATAATTCCTGGAAGCGGAACTGTCCCGAAGCTTTTCGTCTGAACGAGGTTATCGAAGGATGGCAGATTGCTCTGCAAAAGATGCGGGTGGGAGATCACTGGATCGTCTACATCCCTTATAATATGGGCTATGGCACACGTACCAGTGGCCCGATTCCGGCTTTTTCAACTTTGATTTTCGAGGTACAATTACTGGGTATAGCTTGA
- the nqrF gene encoding NADH:ubiquinone reductase (Na(+)-transporting) subunit F — MTSLILASIGVFLVVIILLVIILLVAKSYLSPSGEVTITMNGEQQLKTSQGGTLLGTLSANNVFLSSACGGKGSCGQCRCQVLEGGGEILPTETGFFSRKEQADHWRLGCQVKVKQDMSIKIDESILGVKEWECEVISNKNVATFIKEFIVALPPGEHMDFVPGSYAQIKIPTFSMDYDKDIDKSLIGDEYLPAWEKFGLLGLKCRNDEPTIRAYSMANYPAEGDRIMLTVRIATPPFKPKDQGPGFVDVMPGIASSYIFTLKPGDKVTMSGPYGDFHPILDSKNEMMWIGGGAGMAPLRAQIMHLTKTLHITDRTMNYFYGARALNEVFYLEDFLQIEKDFPNFKFHLALDRPDPAADAAGVKYTAGFVHNVIYETYLKNHEAPEDIEYYMCGPGPMSKAVEKMLDDLGVPSKNLMFDNFGG; from the coding sequence ATGACGTCTTTAATATTAGCAAGTATCGGAGTCTTCCTTGTGGTGATCATCCTGCTTGTCATTATACTGCTCGTTGCGAAGAGCTATCTCTCTCCTTCGGGCGAGGTTACGATTACGATGAATGGAGAGCAACAACTGAAAACATCTCAGGGTGGTACTCTGCTGGGTACGTTGTCTGCCAACAATGTGTTCCTTTCATCGGCTTGTGGTGGTAAGGGTTCATGCGGACAGTGCCGTTGCCAGGTGCTCGAAGGCGGTGGCGAGATTTTGCCTACCGAAACCGGTTTCTTCTCTCGTAAAGAACAGGCCGATCACTGGCGCCTCGGATGCCAGGTGAAGGTGAAACAGGATATGTCTATCAAGATCGACGAGTCTATCCTGGGTGTGAAAGAGTGGGAGTGCGAGGTGATCTCGAACAAGAACGTGGCTACGTTTATCAAAGAGTTTATCGTGGCTCTGCCTCCGGGCGAACACATGGACTTTGTGCCGGGTTCGTATGCCCAGATCAAGATTCCTACCTTCTCGATGGATTATGATAAGGACATCGACAAGAGCCTGATCGGTGACGAATATCTTCCGGCATGGGAGAAATTCGGTCTGCTCGGCCTGAAGTGCCGCAACGACGAACCGACCATCCGTGCTTATTCTATGGCCAACTATCCGGCTGAGGGTGACCGCATCATGCTGACTGTACGTATCGCTACTCCTCCTTTCAAACCGAAAGATCAGGGACCGGGCTTTGTGGATGTGATGCCGGGTATCGCTTCTTCTTACATCTTTACGCTGAAGCCGGGTGACAAGGTGACCATGAGTGGACCTTACGGTGACTTCCACCCGATTCTGGATTCGAAGAACGAAATGATGTGGATCGGTGGTGGTGCAGGTATGGCTCCGTTGCGTGCCCAGATTATGCACTTGACCAAGACGCTGCATATCACTGACCGTACGATGAACTACTTCTACGGTGCCCGTGCACTGAACGAGGTGTTCTATCTGGAAGACTTCCTGCAGATTGAGAAAGACTTCCCGAACTTCAAGTTCCACCTGGCACTCGACCGTCCGGACCCTGCTGCAGACGCAGCCGGTGTGAAGTATACGGCAGGTTTCGTACACAACGTGATTTACGAAACTTATCTGAAGAACCATGAAGCTCCGGAAGACATCGAATACTACATGTGTGGTCCCGGCCCGATGAGTAAAGCTGTCGAGAAGATGCTCGACGATCTCGGTGTTCCGTCTAAGAACTTGATGTTCGATAACTTCGGTGGATAA
- a CDS encoding NAD(P)-dependent oxidoreductase has protein sequence MKVLVATEKPFAKIAVDGIKKEIEGAGFELVLLEKYTDKAQLLDAVKDANAIIIRSDIIDAEVLDAAKELKIVVRAGAGYDNVDLNAATAHGVCVMNTPGQNSNAVAELVFGLLVYAVRNFYNGTSGTELMGKKLGIHAYGNVGRNVARIAKGFGMELYAYDAFCPKDVIEKDGVKAVDSAEELYKTCNIVSLHIPATAETKNSINHNLLANMPKGAILVNTARKEVINEDELIQLMEERPDFKYITDIMPAANTKFAELFAGRYFSTPKKMGAQTAEANINAGIAAARQIVGFLKEGCEKFRVNK, from the coding sequence ATGAAAGTACTTGTTGCAACCGAAAAGCCATTTGCCAAGATTGCGGTGGATGGCATCAAGAAAGAAATAGAAGGAGCCGGATTTGAATTGGTTCTGCTTGAGAAATATACAGATAAAGCCCAACTGCTTGACGCAGTGAAAGATGCGAATGCCATTATTATCCGTAGTGACATCATCGACGCCGAGGTGCTCGATGCAGCGAAAGAGTTGAAAATAGTAGTTCGTGCCGGTGCCGGATACGATAATGTAGACCTGAATGCAGCCACTGCACACGGTGTATGTGTGATGAATACTCCGGGACAGAACTCGAATGCTGTAGCCGAGTTGGTGTTTGGCCTGCTTGTTTATGCTGTCCGTAACTTCTATAACGGAACATCGGGTACGGAGTTGATGGGAAAGAAACTGGGTATCCACGCATACGGTAATGTAGGACGCAATGTGGCGCGTATTGCCAAGGGGTTCGGTATGGAACTCTATGCTTATGACGCTTTCTGCCCGAAAGATGTGATAGAGAAAGATGGGGTGAAAGCCGTTGACTCTGCCGAAGAGCTTTATAAGACCTGTAACATCGTCTCACTGCACATTCCCGCTACAGCCGAAACGAAAAATTCCATCAATCATAATCTGTTGGCCAATATGCCGAAAGGGGCTATCCTGGTTAATACGGCCCGCAAAGAAGTGATCAATGAAGACGAATTGATCCAGTTGATGGAGGAACGGCCGGACTTTAAATACATCACAGACATCATGCCTGCGGCCAATACAAAGTTCGCCGAACTCTTTGCCGGACGTTATTTCTCGACTCCGAAGAAGATGGGAGCACAGACGGCCGAGGCGAATATCAATGCCGGTATTGCAGCTGCACGGCAGATTGTGGGTTTCCTGAAAGAGGGTTGTGAAAAGTTTAGAGTGAATAAGTAA
- the serC gene encoding 3-phosphoserine/phosphohydroxythreonine transaminase: MKKHNFSAGPSILPREVIEETAKAILDFNGSGLSVLEVSHRGKDFQAVMDEAVALFKEILNIPEGYSVLFLGGGASMQFCMVPYNFLEKKAAYLNTGVWAKKAMKEAKGFGEVVEVASSADANYTFIPKDFTIPADADYFHVTTNNTIYGTELKGDLDSPVPMVADMSSDIFSRPVDVSKYICIYGGAQKNLAPSGVTFVIVKDDAVGKVSRYIPSMLNYKTHIDGGSMFNTPPVLPIYSAMQTLRWIKAQGGVKEMDRRATEKADMLYAEIDRNKMFVGTAAKEDRSRMNICFVMAPEYKDLEADFLKFATDKGMSGIKGHRSVGGFRASCYNAMPKESVQALIDCMQEFEKLH; the protein is encoded by the coding sequence ATGAAAAAGCATAATTTCAGTGCAGGCCCTTCCATTCTCCCTCGCGAAGTAATAGAAGAAACAGCGAAAGCCATTCTCGATTTCAACGGTTCAGGTCTTTCTGTGTTGGAAGTCAGCCATCGTGGCAAGGATTTTCAGGCAGTTATGGATGAAGCCGTTGCTTTGTTTAAGGAAATACTTAACATCCCCGAAGGGTATTCGGTACTTTTCCTGGGCGGTGGTGCCAGTATGCAGTTCTGCATGGTGCCTTACAACTTCCTTGAGAAGAAGGCAGCTTACCTGAACACCGGTGTTTGGGCTAAAAAAGCGATGAAAGAGGCGAAAGGCTTTGGCGAAGTGGTTGAGGTAGCTTCTTCGGCTGATGCGAACTATACGTTTATCCCTAAAGACTTTACCATACCTGCTGATGCTGATTATTTCCATGTGACCACCAACAATACGATTTATGGTACGGAATTGAAGGGAGATCTTGATTCACCGGTTCCGATGGTAGCCGACATGTCTTCTGATATCTTCTCCCGTCCGGTGGACGTTTCGAAGTATATTTGTATCTACGGCGGTGCTCAGAAGAATCTGGCTCCCTCCGGCGTTACATTCGTCATAGTAAAAGACGATGCGGTAGGCAAGGTGTCACGTTACATCCCGAGCATGCTGAATTATAAGACCCATATCGACGGCGGTTCCATGTTCAACACACCTCCCGTATTGCCTATCTATTCCGCCATGCAGACTTTGCGCTGGATCAAGGCTCAGGGTGGCGTCAAAGAGATGGATCGCCGGGCTACCGAGAAGGCAGACATGCTGTATGCCGAGATAGACCGCAACAAGATGTTTGTAGGGACAGCTGCTAAGGAGGACCGTTCGCGCATGAATATCTGCTTTGTGATGGCACCGGAATATAAGGATCTGGAAGCCGATTTCCTGAAGTTCGCTACGGATAAAGGAATGTCCGGCATCAAAGGGCACCGCTCGGTGGGTGGCTTCCGTGCATCTTGCTACAATGCAATGCCGAAAGAGAGCGTACAGGCATTGATTGACTGCATGCAGGAATTTGAAAAACTTCATTAA
- a CDS encoding DUF1015 domain-containing protein — MATIKPFKGIRPPQDLVEQVASRPYDVLNSEEARAEAAGNDKSLYHIIKPEIDFPVGTDEHDEKVYAKAAENFRLFRDKGWLVQDDKENYYIYAQTMNDKTQYGLVVGAYVPDYMNGVIKKHELTRRDKEEDRMKHVRVNNANIEPVFFAYPDNAVLDAIIRKYTAQKPVYDFIAPGDGFGHTFWVIDNSEDIAVITKEFAAMPALYIADGHHRSAAAALVGAEKAKQNPDHRGDEEYNYFMAVCFPANQLTIIDYNRVVKDLNGLTPAEFLTALGKNFEIEEKGKEIYKPNALHNFALYLDGKWYSLTAKPGTYDDNDPIGVLDVTISSNLILDEILGIKDLRSDRRIDFVGGIRGLGELSRRVDSGEMKVALALYPVSMKQLMDIADTGNIMPPKTTWFEPKLRSGLVIHELE, encoded by the coding sequence ATGGCAACAATAAAACCATTTAAAGGCATCCGTCCTCCGCAAGATTTGGTAGAACAGGTCGCTTCACGTCCGTATGACGTGCTGAATTCAGAAGAGGCTCGTGCAGAAGCTGCCGGGAACGATAAATCATTGTACCACATCATTAAACCGGAAATAGACTTTCCCGTCGGGACAGACGAACATGATGAGAAGGTGTATGCGAAAGCGGCAGAGAATTTCCGTCTATTCCGTGATAAAGGATGGCTGGTGCAGGATGACAAAGAGAATTATTATATCTATGCCCAGACCATGAATGACAAGACACAGTATGGGCTGGTGGTGGGTGCTTACGTGCCCGATTATATGAACGGTGTCATCAAAAAGCACGAACTCACCCGGCGTGACAAGGAAGAAGACCGCATGAAGCATGTCCGTGTGAACAATGCCAACATCGAACCGGTGTTCTTTGCTTATCCCGACAATGCGGTGCTCGATGCCATTATCCGCAAGTATACGGCTCAAAAGCCGGTATACGATTTTATTGCTCCCGGTGACGGATTCGGACACACTTTCTGGGTGATCGACAACAGCGAAGACATTGCTGTCATCACCAAGGAGTTTGCTGCCATGCCGGCGCTTTATATCGCCGACGGGCATCATCGTTCGGCTGCCGCTGCCCTGGTAGGGGCCGAAAAGGCAAAGCAGAATCCTGATCATCGCGGAGACGAAGAATACAACTATTTCATGGCCGTATGTTTCCCCGCCAACCAGTTGACTATTATCGACTACAACCGGGTGGTGAAAGATCTCAATGGCTTGACGCCTGCCGAATTTCTGACCGCCCTTGGAAAGAATTTTGAGATCGAAGAGAAAGGTAAAGAGATTTATAAACCCAATGCGTTGCATAACTTTGCGCTCTATCTGGATGGCAAATGGTATAGCCTGACAGCCAAACCGGGTACTTATGACGACAATGATCCTATAGGTGTATTGGATGTGACCATCTCTTCCAACCTGATTCTGGACGAAATTTTGGGAATCAAGGATCTGCGTTCGGATCGCCGGATTGACTTTGTAGGGGGAATCCGCGGCTTGGGCGAATTGAGCAGACGGGTTGACAGCGGCGAAATGAAAGTGGCTTTGGCACTTTATCCTGTTTCGATGAAGCAATTGATGGATATTGCCGATACAGGAAACATTATGCCTCCGAAGACTACCTGGTTCGAACCGAAACTGCGTTCCGGGCTGGTGATACACGAGCTCGAATAA
- a CDS encoding DEAD/DEAH box helicase, translated as MNGLKDILERLKIEQLNPMQEASVEAFDKGGEDLILLSPTGSGKTLAFLLPLVGSLKADVKGVQAVVLVPSRELALQIEQVFKAMGTEFKAMSCYGGRPAMEEHRTMKGMQPAVIIGTPGRMNDHLSKQNFDASTVSLLVIDEFDKCLEFGFQEEMATVIGQLPDLKRRFLTSATDAEEIPQFTGLNRTIKLDFLTNDVEESRLRLMKVVSPAKDKIETLYKLLCTLGSSSSIVFCNHRDAVDRVSALLTEKGVSNERFHGGMEQPDRERALYKFRNGSCPVLVSTDLAARGLDIPEVEHIIHYHLPVNEEAFTHRNGRTARWDATGTSYLILNPEEHVPDYIPSELEIFDLPENAHRPAKPQWVTIYIGKGKKDKLSKIDIAGFLYKKGNLAREDVGAIDVKDHYAFVAVRRPKMKQLLTLIRGEKIKGMKTVIEEAD; from the coding sequence ATGAATGGTTTGAAGGATATACTCGAAAGGTTGAAAATAGAACAACTCAATCCGATGCAGGAAGCGTCTGTTGAGGCATTTGATAAAGGTGGCGAAGATTTGATATTACTTTCGCCCACAGGTTCGGGCAAGACCCTGGCCTTTCTGTTGCCGCTGGTCGGCAGTCTGAAGGCCGACGTGAAAGGAGTGCAGGCCGTGGTGCTGGTGCCATCACGTGAGTTGGCATTGCAGATAGAGCAAGTGTTCAAGGCGATGGGGACGGAATTCAAGGCGATGAGTTGCTATGGCGGACGTCCGGCGATGGAAGAGCACCGTACGATGAAAGGAATGCAGCCGGCGGTTATCATCGGTACGCCCGGCCGTATGAATGACCATCTCTCCAAGCAGAACTTCGATGCAAGCACAGTGAGTCTGTTGGTGATCGATGAATTTGATAAATGCCTGGAGTTTGGTTTTCAGGAAGAGATGGCAACGGTTATCGGACAGTTGCCCGACTTGAAACGGCGTTTTCTGACTTCGGCAACAGATGCGGAAGAGATTCCGCAATTTACAGGACTGAACCGTACGATAAAGCTTGATTTCCTGACAAACGATGTGGAGGAATCACGTTTGCGGTTGATGAAGGTGGTTTCGCCTGCTAAAGATAAGATAGAAACCCTCTATAAGCTGCTTTGCACACTGGGAAGCAGTTCGAGCATTGTTTTCTGTAACCACAGGGATGCGGTGGACCGTGTGAGTGCCTTACTAACGGAAAAAGGAGTTTCCAATGAACGCTTTCATGGAGGTATGGAGCAACCGGATCGGGAACGGGCACTGTATAAGTTCCGTAATGGCAGCTGTCCGGTGCTGGTGTCTACGGACCTGGCTGCCCGCGGACTTGATATCCCGGAGGTGGAACATATCATCCATTATCATTTGCCGGTGAACGAAGAAGCCTTTACCCACCGCAATGGCCGTACTGCCCGTTGGGATGCGACGGGTACTTCTTATCTGATACTGAATCCGGAGGAACATGTGCCGGATTATATACCTTCGGAGCTTGAGATCTTCGACTTGCCGGAGAATGCACACCGTCCGGCTAAACCTCAGTGGGTGACTATTTATATAGGTAAAGGGAAGAAGGACAAATTGAGCAAGATCGACATAGCCGGTTTCCTTTATAAAAAAGGAAATCTGGCACGTGAGGACGTCGGAGCAATCGACGTGAAAGATCATTATGCCTTTGTTGCCGTGCGGCGCCCCAAAATGAAGCAATTGCTGACTCTGATCCGTGGCGAGAAGATCAAAGGGATGAAAACGGTGATCGAGGAGGCGGATTAA